The following are encoded together in the Actinoplanes sp. N902-109 genome:
- a CDS encoding M4 family metallopeptidase, translating into MRRPKALPAIAVLATAAILGTTAQAAHAAPPSPAPSSEEQQESLPVTVAPATDTPALVDDVADPVDATIAPDKAAKAHLAGHKDRYKISDPAGTLTTASVETRGNRETVRLNQKYRGLPVFGAQYVVRTEKAAGKRTVTGTSGSYFTNLDVDTSVTPIPAAVAVSRAVDEVRKSLHPGTAVVASAPRRGGTAEPADLTGTDQGLLVMPTGTGVLARRVLVKGKDAVTGQPVLRDVYVGATNGVPLLSVSRIKSVVSGQQAAALAAEGKAGAPQAGKQQRAAGAGTASVVGQGTTLHGATVSLPLVQSDDGSYLMKDETHRAPDGQAVPITTWDARGWDYYDLMDGAWPQGLTPFAAASTTLGADLTAAGAVDAAWDAAKVYEWYRSELGRNSLDDAGMPINSVVGITYGGNPWVNAYWDGTRMVYGSGDDEYLPLAADPDVVGHEMTHGVVEHTASLVYAGQPGALNEAIADYFGNAIDVDASGTAMSDPQAALIGGDLCRTLAPAACALRDLDDGTTTADFQHLIDSPSMDDGGVHLNSTIVSGALWDLRQALGKATADKIVYRAVTDYLTPMSDFVDMRDAVIASARSFHVSKDERRVVQAAFDSRDITKKWERKLYGGADVLIDRLNTGMYADMRAGVADGWFAVPRADANRTEPTAIWVGRTDGKTTPYRISPDDGSVHSFPHTNGKQVVWLSIAIDPGSPTWETNRILSAPIGGGPVTELYSSPERIDGLGFDGDIVAWSSSDAAQGYLDVVHYLQGSSPTVHTLAHPEWSGSATAPSVKNGKISYVRYEDFEQPDANGTWWSLGVEVYDVATGRTTYAGGDAGAERMSYPDLSATGVAWMTDRDYGTIVNGEWSQGTYNDSIRLFDFAGRTSHLLFEENSPQAVRADTVALSDTTLTITEEAPVQAWTANGGYPDNSLNPKLKQYTFQGKYLGPASCSPGAQMYATAAEDREVAYMDSAASGFGLAYAKGEKSCK; encoded by the coding sequence TTGCGCAGACCCAAGGCTCTACCCGCAATCGCCGTTCTGGCGACGGCTGCCATCCTGGGAACAACGGCCCAGGCCGCGCACGCCGCGCCCCCGTCGCCGGCGCCGTCCTCGGAGGAGCAGCAGGAGTCCCTCCCGGTCACCGTGGCACCCGCCACGGACACTCCCGCCCTCGTGGACGACGTGGCCGACCCGGTCGACGCCACGATCGCACCGGACAAGGCCGCCAAGGCTCACCTCGCCGGGCACAAGGACCGCTACAAGATCAGCGACCCGGCCGGCACGCTCACCACAGCGAGCGTCGAGACGCGGGGCAACCGCGAGACGGTCCGGCTGAATCAGAAGTACCGGGGCCTGCCCGTGTTCGGCGCCCAGTATGTCGTCCGTACCGAGAAGGCGGCCGGCAAGCGTACGGTGACCGGCACCTCGGGCAGCTACTTCACCAACCTGGACGTCGACACGAGCGTCACCCCGATCCCCGCGGCGGTCGCTGTCTCCCGGGCGGTCGACGAGGTGCGCAAGAGCCTGCACCCCGGTACGGCGGTCGTGGCGTCGGCCCCGCGCCGCGGCGGCACCGCCGAGCCGGCCGACCTCACCGGCACCGACCAGGGGCTGCTGGTCATGCCGACCGGCACCGGCGTGCTCGCCCGGCGCGTGCTGGTCAAGGGCAAGGACGCCGTCACGGGTCAGCCCGTGCTGCGCGACGTGTACGTGGGCGCGACGAACGGGGTGCCGCTGCTCAGCGTCAGCCGGATCAAGTCCGTCGTGTCCGGTCAGCAGGCTGCCGCCCTGGCCGCCGAGGGCAAGGCGGGTGCACCGCAAGCCGGCAAGCAGCAGCGTGCGGCGGGCGCCGGGACCGCATCGGTCGTCGGGCAGGGCACGACGTTGCACGGTGCCACGGTGTCGCTGCCGCTCGTACAGTCCGACGACGGCTCGTACCTGATGAAGGACGAGACCCACCGGGCGCCGGACGGTCAGGCGGTGCCGATCACCACCTGGGACGCCCGGGGCTGGGACTACTACGACCTGATGGACGGCGCGTGGCCGCAGGGTCTGACGCCGTTCGCGGCCGCGTCGACCACGCTCGGTGCCGACCTGACCGCCGCCGGTGCGGTGGACGCCGCCTGGGACGCCGCGAAGGTGTACGAGTGGTACCGCAGCGAGCTCGGGCGCAACAGCCTGGACGACGCCGGCATGCCGATCAACTCGGTCGTGGGCATCACGTACGGCGGCAACCCGTGGGTCAACGCCTACTGGGACGGCACCCGCATGGTGTACGGCAGCGGCGACGACGAGTACCTGCCGCTGGCCGCCGACCCGGACGTCGTGGGTCACGAGATGACGCACGGCGTGGTGGAGCACACCGCGAGCCTGGTCTACGCCGGCCAGCCGGGCGCGCTCAACGAGGCGATCGCCGACTACTTCGGCAACGCCATCGACGTCGACGCCTCGGGCACGGCGATGTCCGACCCGCAGGCCGCCCTGATCGGTGGCGACCTCTGCCGGACGCTGGCGCCCGCCGCCTGCGCCCTGCGCGACCTCGACGACGGCACCACCACGGCGGACTTCCAGCACCTCATCGACTCGCCGTCGATGGATGACGGCGGCGTGCACCTCAACTCGACGATCGTGTCCGGTGCCCTGTGGGACCTGCGTCAGGCGCTCGGCAAGGCGACCGCTGACAAGATCGTCTACCGTGCCGTCACCGATTACCTGACGCCCATGTCCGACTTCGTCGACATGCGCGACGCGGTGATCGCCTCCGCCCGGTCGTTCCACGTCAGCAAGGACGAGCGCCGGGTGGTCCAGGCGGCGTTCGACTCCCGCGACATCACCAAGAAATGGGAGCGGAAGCTGTACGGCGGCGCCGACGTCCTGATCGACCGGCTCAACACCGGCATGTACGCCGACATGCGGGCAGGCGTGGCGGACGGCTGGTTCGCCGTACCGCGGGCGGACGCCAACCGCACCGAGCCGACCGCGATCTGGGTGGGCCGCACCGACGGCAAGACCACCCCGTACCGGATCTCGCCGGACGACGGCAGCGTCCACAGCTTCCCGCACACCAACGGCAAGCAGGTCGTGTGGCTGTCGATCGCCATCGACCCCGGCTCGCCGACGTGGGAGACCAACCGCATCCTGTCGGCGCCGATCGGCGGCGGGCCGGTCACCGAGCTCTACAGCTCCCCGGAGCGCATCGACGGTCTGGGCTTCGACGGCGACATCGTCGCGTGGAGTTCGTCCGATGCCGCGCAGGGATACCTCGACGTCGTGCACTACCTGCAAGGCAGCTCCCCGACCGTGCACACCCTCGCCCACCCGGAATGGTCCGGCAGCGCGACGGCGCCGAGCGTCAAGAACGGGAAGATCTCGTACGTCCGGTACGAGGACTTCGAGCAGCCCGACGCCAACGGCACCTGGTGGTCGCTGGGCGTCGAGGTCTACGACGTCGCGACCGGCCGGACGACCTACGCCGGTGGCGACGCGGGCGCCGAGCGGATGAGCTACCCCGACCTGTCCGCCACCGGCGTCGCCTGGATGACCGACCGCGACTACGGCACAATCGTCAACGGCGAGTGGAGCCAGGGGACGTACAACGACTCCATCCGGCTCTTCGACTTCGCCGGCCGCACCAGCCACCTGCTGTTCGAGGAGAACTCGCCGCAGGCGGTCCGCGCCGACACGGTCGCGTTGTCCGACACCACCCTCACCATCACCGAGGAGGCGCCGGTGCAGGCCTGGACGGCGAACGGCGGCTACCCGGACAACTCGCTCAACCCGAAGCTCAAGCAGTACACGTTCCAGGGCAAGTACCTCGGCCCGGCGTCGTGCAGCCCGGGAGCGCAGATGTACGCGACCGCGGCCGAGGACCGCGAGGTGGCCTACATGGACTCCGCGGCGTCCGGTTTCGGCCTCGCGTATGCCAAGGGTGAGAAGTCCTGCAAGTAG
- a CDS encoding fasciclin domain-containing protein, with product MRLGRTTTRLLTGLTATAAVLAPSAAAHASAPQGTRSLAQVLAGGGAGFDHNPYDFDILTAAVGAVLKAKPGSPVAVLADGGTALTAFLPTDRAFENLARELTGAGRLPAEKQAFGTVAGLGIDTVEGVLLYHVVPGATINRKTAVKANGTKLTTAAGGTVTVRVTGRCLPRVTLRDADPSDRDPRVVRFDINKGNRQIAHAIDAVLRPADLP from the coding sequence ATGAGACTCGGACGTACCACCACCCGCCTGCTCACCGGGCTCACCGCCACCGCCGCGGTCCTGGCGCCCAGTGCCGCCGCGCACGCCTCCGCCCCGCAGGGCACCCGCTCGCTGGCCCAGGTGCTGGCCGGGGGAGGCGCCGGCTTCGACCACAATCCGTACGACTTCGACATCCTCACCGCCGCCGTCGGCGCGGTCCTGAAAGCCAAACCGGGCAGCCCGGTCGCGGTGCTGGCCGACGGCGGGACCGCGCTCACCGCCTTCCTGCCCACCGACCGCGCGTTCGAGAACCTGGCCCGTGAGCTGACCGGCGCCGGCCGGCTGCCCGCCGAGAAGCAGGCCTTCGGTACGGTCGCCGGCCTGGGCATCGACACGGTGGAAGGGGTGCTGCTCTACCACGTGGTCCCGGGCGCGACGATCAACCGCAAGACCGCGGTCAAGGCCAACGGCACCAAGCTCACGACCGCCGCCGGCGGCACCGTCACCGTACGGGTCACCGGTCGCTGCCTGCCCCGGGTCACCCTGCGCGACGCCGACCCCAGCGACCGCGACCCGCGCGTGGTGAGGTTCGACATCAACAAGGGCAACCGCCAGATCGCCCACGCCATCGACGCTGTCCTGCGTCCGGCCGACCTGCCGTGA
- a CDS encoding RNA polymerase sigma factor yields the protein MNTIDRSDTGGDDQILDRFRSGDELALRWLYDRYGAAVLHLGQTSLGNRHDAEDVVQATFVAAWQSRERYDPRLGSPLAWLLGIARRKAVDLIRLRSRQDRVIDTMRQVETAGAGAGGPDPDTVIDRLVIADELRGLEPAQRQVLALTFYDDLTHVQIAALTGMPLGTVKSHLRRGIARLRSRWEVDRAASGS from the coding sequence GTGAATACGATCGACCGCTCGGACACCGGCGGTGACGACCAGATCCTCGACCGGTTCCGGTCGGGCGACGAGCTTGCGCTGCGCTGGTTGTACGACCGGTACGGCGCGGCCGTCCTGCACCTCGGGCAGACGTCGCTCGGCAACCGCCACGACGCCGAGGACGTCGTGCAGGCGACGTTTGTCGCCGCCTGGCAGAGCCGGGAACGGTACGACCCCCGGCTGGGCAGCCCGCTGGCCTGGCTGCTGGGCATCGCCCGGCGCAAAGCCGTCGACCTGATCCGGCTGCGGTCCCGGCAGGATCGCGTCATCGACACGATGCGTCAGGTCGAGACCGCCGGTGCCGGTGCCGGTGGCCCGGATCCGGACACGGTCATCGACCGGCTGGTCATCGCCGACGAGCTGCGCGGGCTCGAACCGGCGCAGCGCCAGGTGCTCGCCCTGACCTTCTACGACGACCTGACCCACGTGCAGATCGCAGCCCTGACCGGCATGCCCCTGGGTACGGTGAAAAGCCATCTCCGCCGCGGGATCGCGCGGTTGCGCAGCCGATGGGAGGTCGACCGTGCCGCATCTGGATCCTGA
- a CDS encoding anti-sigma factor, with protein sequence MPHLDPDRLVLIALGEQDPSVTESEHLRHCTVCGADLDATRATVSAGRETQHLHELTAPPEDLWARIAGSAFATIPSPNGHAPVAPARSRSAGRRGRRLVLAAAAVVVLAAAAGVGILWSGRHPRERVVAVADLVAQPAAPSSATGRATIVDTGHGLQMRVSMAGMPPAGGYYTVWLYDGRTVMVPIGSPGPAPLNVPAAVGDLTRFAIVDVSAQQLGQQEHGTSMLQGRLHP encoded by the coding sequence GTGCCGCATCTGGATCCTGACCGCCTGGTGCTCATCGCCCTCGGCGAGCAGGACCCGTCCGTCACCGAGAGCGAGCACCTGCGGCACTGCACCGTCTGCGGCGCGGACCTGGACGCCACCCGGGCGACGGTGTCGGCCGGCCGGGAGACCCAGCACCTGCACGAGCTGACCGCGCCGCCGGAGGATCTCTGGGCCCGGATCGCCGGTTCCGCCTTCGCCACCATCCCCTCCCCCAACGGCCACGCCCCGGTCGCGCCCGCGCGCAGCCGGTCGGCCGGGCGGCGAGGGCGGCGGCTTGTACTGGCCGCAGCCGCTGTGGTTGTCCTCGCCGCCGCGGCAGGCGTGGGCATCCTGTGGTCGGGACGCCACCCCCGCGAACGTGTCGTCGCTGTGGCGGACCTGGTCGCGCAACCCGCCGCGCCGAGCTCGGCGACGGGCCGGGCGACCATCGTCGACACCGGCCACGGGTTGCAGATGCGCGTCTCGATGGCGGGCATGCCGCCGGCCGGCGGCTACTACACGGTCTGGCTCTACGACGGCCGCACCGTCATGGTCCCCATCGGCTCCCCGGGGCCGGCCCCGCTGAACGTGCCCGCCGCCGTGGGCGACCTGACCCGGTTCGCCATCGTCGACGTCTCGGCGCAGCAGCTCGGGCAGCAGGAACACGGCACCAGCATGCTGCAGGGCCGGCTGCACCCGTAG
- a CDS encoding MarR family winged helix-turn-helix transcriptional regulator: MAAVPTQPSPDAERVEIVDDLIDALRLFTVESDVFVEVFARAHGLGRNDLNAIMWISQGTHTGQPITSGELAARLGLGAPATTGLVDRLENAGHVRRRRDPQDRRKVTIVMQPQALQLARDFFVPLGRLMHDTVADVSAEDLRRVTAVVRGLISAVTTARTSIGS; the protein is encoded by the coding sequence ATGGCAGCTGTGCCGACGCAACCTTCGCCCGACGCCGAGCGTGTCGAGATCGTGGACGACCTCATCGACGCGTTGCGCCTGTTCACCGTCGAGAGCGACGTGTTCGTGGAGGTGTTCGCCCGGGCCCACGGCCTCGGCCGCAACGACCTGAACGCGATCATGTGGATCAGCCAGGGCACGCACACCGGGCAGCCGATCACCTCCGGCGAGCTGGCGGCGCGGCTCGGCCTGGGCGCACCCGCCACCACCGGACTGGTGGACCGGCTGGAGAACGCCGGGCACGTGCGCCGCCGGCGCGACCCGCAGGACCGGCGCAAGGTCACGATCGTCATGCAGCCGCAGGCCCTGCAGCTGGCCCGCGACTTCTTCGTCCCGCTCGGACGGCTCATGCACGACACCGTCGCCGACGTCAGCGCCGAGGACCTCCGGCGGGTGACCGCGGTGGTGCGCGGCCTGATCAGCGCGGTCACCACAGCGCGCACCTCAATCGGCTCCTGA
- a CDS encoding MMPL family transporter: protein MGARWATAITSRTGALVIVVTAVALTALVWLTSPAQPAAEPADGLPAGKQSTRVTELADRFPSGRTDAAVVVYERRAAPLTPADRAVIAARVPGGAVAPPTFSRDNQAALLVVPVPGDDDAAQAATIDRLRTTVRADLPAGLTAQVTGGPAFSRDIAAAFDGADVTLLATTAGVVALLLLITYRSPLLWIAPLAVIGGADQVVAKLLPWIARLVGERTDAAVSGIVSVLVFGAGTDYALLLISRYREELRRTPHRRTAMANALRAASPAVAGSAATVVLALLTLLAAVLTSNRTLGISAALGVGVALLAGLVVLPAVLACLPRGVFWPFVPQVGSAEPSDTGRWARIAHGVGRRPAAVLVVSVLLLGGLAAGLVTTRIGLSQTEQFRTEVESVTAQQALARHFPAGSSQPLAVISTSATAGTVAERVATVPGVAAAGRAETSDDAQLTKLAVELTAGPGTPQADHAVRDIRAALTGIPGAGALVGGAAAADLDQRDATARDNRVIVPLVLAVVLLVLILLLRSLLAPVLLLLTVIASYAASLGAATLVLTHLLGLPALDAGVPLLSFLFLVALGVDYNIFLVTRAREETVVRGDTRTAMTRALGATGGVITSAGLLLAAVFAVLGVLPVIVLTQIGVIVGIGVLLDTLLVRTLLVPAIALLLGERFWWPARPAASAATTATDAAPDRGPATATWR from the coding sequence ATGGGTGCTCGCTGGGCCACCGCCATCACCAGCAGGACCGGCGCACTCGTGATCGTCGTGACAGCCGTTGCCCTGACCGCGCTGGTGTGGCTGACCTCCCCGGCCCAACCGGCTGCCGAACCGGCCGACGGGTTGCCCGCCGGCAAGCAGTCGACCCGGGTGACCGAGCTGGCGGACCGCTTCCCCAGCGGCCGCACCGACGCCGCGGTCGTGGTGTACGAGCGCCGCGCCGCGCCTCTGACCCCGGCCGACAGAGCCGTGATCGCCGCACGGGTTCCGGGCGGTGCCGTGGCGCCGCCGACGTTCTCCCGCGACAACCAGGCGGCGCTGCTCGTCGTCCCGGTGCCCGGCGATGACGACGCCGCGCAGGCGGCAACCATCGACCGCCTCCGCACCACCGTCCGCGCCGATCTGCCGGCCGGGCTGACCGCGCAGGTGACCGGCGGCCCGGCGTTCAGCCGCGACATCGCCGCCGCCTTCGACGGCGCCGACGTCACCCTGCTGGCGACCACCGCGGGCGTCGTCGCGCTGTTGCTGCTGATCACCTATCGCAGCCCGCTCCTCTGGATCGCCCCGCTGGCCGTCATCGGCGGCGCCGACCAGGTGGTCGCCAAACTGCTGCCGTGGATCGCCCGGCTGGTCGGCGAGCGGACCGACGCGGCCGTCAGCGGGATCGTGTCGGTCCTGGTCTTCGGCGCCGGCACCGACTACGCGCTGCTGCTGATCTCCCGCTACCGCGAGGAACTGCGCCGCACCCCGCACCGGCGTACCGCGATGGCCAACGCCCTGCGCGCCGCGTCGCCGGCCGTCGCGGGCAGCGCCGCCACGGTGGTGCTGGCGTTGCTGACCTTGCTCGCCGCGGTGCTGACCAGCAACCGTACGCTCGGCATCTCCGCGGCTCTCGGCGTCGGCGTCGCCCTGCTGGCCGGCCTGGTCGTGCTGCCGGCCGTGCTGGCCTGTCTGCCGCGCGGGGTGTTCTGGCCGTTCGTACCGCAGGTGGGTTCGGCTGAGCCCAGCGACACCGGCCGGTGGGCCCGCATCGCCCACGGCGTCGGACGACGGCCGGCCGCGGTGCTCGTGGTGTCGGTGCTGCTGCTGGGCGGCCTGGCCGCGGGGCTCGTGACCACCCGGATCGGTCTGTCGCAGACCGAACAGTTCCGCACCGAGGTCGAATCGGTCACCGCTCAGCAGGCGCTGGCCCGGCACTTCCCGGCCGGCAGTTCCCAGCCACTCGCCGTCATCAGCACGAGCGCCACCGCCGGAACGGTGGCCGAACGGGTAGCGACCGTGCCCGGGGTGGCCGCTGCGGGCCGCGCCGAGACGTCGGACGACGCTCAGCTGACCAAGCTCGCCGTCGAGCTGACCGCCGGCCCGGGCACCCCGCAAGCCGATCATGCCGTACGGGACATCCGCGCCGCCCTCACCGGCATACCCGGCGCCGGGGCCCTGGTCGGCGGGGCCGCCGCTGCCGACCTCGACCAGCGCGACGCCACCGCCCGGGACAACCGGGTCATCGTCCCGCTGGTGCTGGCCGTCGTCCTGCTGGTGCTGATCCTGCTGCTGCGCTCGCTGCTCGCCCCGGTGCTGCTCCTGCTGACCGTCATCGCCAGCTACGCCGCCAGTCTCGGGGCGGCGACCCTGGTGCTGACCCACCTGCTCGGCCTGCCCGCGCTCGACGCCGGCGTACCGCTGCTCAGCTTCCTGTTCCTGGTGGCCCTCGGCGTCGACTACAACATCTTCCTGGTCACCCGGGCCCGGGAGGAAACGGTCGTACGCGGCGACACGCGCACCGCCATGACCCGCGCGCTCGGCGCGACCGGCGGCGTCATCACCTCCGCGGGCCTCCTGCTCGCCGCCGTCTTCGCGGTGCTCGGCGTGCTACCGGTCATCGTGCTCACCCAGATCGGCGTCATCGTCGGCATCGGCGTGCTGCTCGACACCCTGCTGGTGCGCACGCTGCTCGTCCCGGCGATCGCGCTGCTGCTCGGCGAACGGTTCTGGTGGCCCGCCCGGCCCGCGGCGTCAGCCGCCACGACCGCTACCGATGCCGCTCCAGATCGCGGGCCAGCGACCGCAACGTGGCGGTGA
- a CDS encoding SRPBCC family protein has translation MARFTVVQEVGAPASAVWAALVDWPRHGRWAPMTVVRTVTPRPDGVGAGFVARTGMGPLAFDDPMTVVGWQPPSGDGPGDRPGRCEVVKSGRVVHGRAWFSVAPLPDARSRVVWFEDVTVSPRRVTRFAGPLLSVAGRVGFTATLRSLARDLERHR, from the coding sequence ATGGCGCGGTTCACGGTCGTGCAGGAGGTCGGCGCGCCGGCGAGCGCGGTGTGGGCCGCACTGGTGGACTGGCCGCGGCACGGGCGGTGGGCGCCGATGACGGTGGTGCGGACCGTGACGCCGCGTCCGGATGGTGTCGGCGCCGGGTTCGTCGCGCGTACGGGGATGGGCCCGCTCGCTTTCGACGACCCGATGACGGTGGTGGGCTGGCAGCCGCCCTCCGGGGACGGACCCGGTGACCGGCCGGGGCGGTGCGAGGTGGTGAAGTCCGGCCGGGTCGTGCACGGGCGGGCGTGGTTCTCGGTGGCGCCGTTGCCGGATGCGCGTAGCCGGGTGGTGTGGTTCGAGGACGTGACCGTGTCGCCGCGCCGGGTCACCCGGTTTGCCGGGCCGTTGCTGTCGGTTGCGGGCCGGGTGGGTTTCACCGCCACGTTGCGGTCGCTGGCCCGCGATCTGGAGCGGCATCGGTAG
- a CDS encoding YihY/virulence factor BrkB family protein, translating into MTGQRRVSAVGDFWRRLRARVGWLDQVIRAGVRYDRADGGRLAAAVTYYAFFATFALGLLGVAVFGFMLDNPAVGHAVERYLAQDVPRVNVQALRDARGAIGVIGFVGLPVTGWFWVDALRSSIRRMWELPEYPGSLVTRVLVDLMVLAGMGVLLALSLAVAYATTGAANRLVDAADTGFVLSRWLLKAVGFVVTVGVNTVLAGGVLTGVPRVRMPWRRVLGPAVLVALGLELLKSLGGLYVRLTEANPAYRLVAGSVGLLILLNAINQMLLFAAALTATSTAGRPADLARGGDAAEDTGVARGGDGAEDAGVARGGDAAEDTGGPADLARGGDGDEGGGG; encoded by the coding sequence GTGACTGGGCAGCGCCGGGTTTCGGCGGTTGGTGACTTCTGGCGGCGGCTGCGGGCGCGGGTCGGGTGGCTGGATCAGGTGATCCGGGCCGGGGTGCGGTATGACCGGGCTGACGGGGGGCGGCTTGCCGCTGCGGTCACGTACTACGCCTTCTTCGCCACGTTCGCGCTGGGGCTGCTCGGGGTGGCCGTTTTCGGGTTCATGCTGGACAACCCGGCGGTGGGGCATGCGGTTGAGCGGTATCTGGCGCAGGATGTGCCGCGGGTGAACGTGCAGGCGCTGCGGGATGCCCGGGGTGCGATCGGCGTCATCGGCTTCGTCGGTCTGCCGGTCACCGGGTGGTTCTGGGTTGATGCGCTGCGGTCGTCGATCCGGCGGATGTGGGAGTTGCCGGAGTATCCCGGCAGTCTGGTCACCCGGGTGCTGGTGGACCTGATGGTGCTGGCCGGAATGGGGGTGCTGCTGGCCTTGTCGCTGGCGGTGGCCTATGCGACGACCGGCGCGGCGAATCGGCTGGTGGATGCGGCGGACACCGGCTTTGTCCTGTCCCGGTGGCTGCTGAAGGCGGTCGGGTTCGTGGTGACCGTCGGGGTCAACACGGTTCTGGCCGGTGGTGTGCTGACCGGGGTGCCCCGGGTACGGATGCCGTGGCGGCGGGTGCTGGGTCCGGCGGTGCTGGTGGCCCTGGGTCTGGAGCTGCTCAAGAGCCTCGGTGGTCTGTATGTGCGGCTCACCGAGGCCAATCCGGCGTACCGGCTGGTGGCCGGCTCGGTGGGGTTGCTCATCCTGCTCAACGCGATCAACCAGATGCTGCTGTTCGCCGCCGCGCTGACGGCGACGAGCACCGCCGGCCGCCCAGCCGATCTGGCGCGCGGCGGGGACGCTGCCGAGGACACCGGTGTGGCGCGGGGCGGTGACGGTGCCGAGGACGCCGGTGTGGCGCGGGGTGGCGACGCTGCCGAGGACACCGGTGGTCCGGCCGATTTGGCGCGGGGTGGGGACGGTGACGAGGGCGGTGGGGGATGA
- a CDS encoding JmjC domain-containing protein: protein MSSSTLAGWVGDPDAFLSSYWGREPAVFRPAQPAVSSFTLADADAAIAGGFLRYPYVEMLRAEDSLDRNSYLTSRRIYASTLTGFADEAKIETLLKDGATLLLRCIDQWHNPTAALTRKLAEELGRAVEAFFFVTPAGHQGLPLHRDDADVLVVQVAGRKSWHVHEGPASGTWQAGVVGAGEEPAEVLATTIEAGEVLYIPRGYAHRATGDGGLSTHLSLTIRDAGTDDLSTAAHAFATAGAGLPPRPLGDEELLQTARELIDHLCARLGALQPEDLVQLARRRRIDEMPGVRPALSLTDIAEQAMAMR, encoded by the coding sequence ATGTCCTCATCCACCCTGGCCGGATGGGTCGGTGACCCCGACGCGTTCCTGTCGTCGTACTGGGGCCGCGAGCCGGCGGTGTTCCGCCCGGCGCAACCGGCGGTCAGCTCCTTCACCCTCGCCGATGCCGACGCCGCGATCGCGGGCGGTTTCCTGCGCTACCCGTACGTCGAGATGCTGCGGGCCGAGGACTCGCTGGACCGCAACAGCTACCTGACCTCCCGGCGGATCTACGCGTCCACGCTCACCGGATTCGCCGACGAGGCGAAGATCGAGACCCTGCTGAAGGACGGCGCGACCCTCCTGCTGCGCTGCATAGACCAGTGGCACAACCCCACCGCGGCCCTGACCCGCAAGCTCGCCGAGGAGCTCGGGCGAGCGGTCGAAGCCTTCTTCTTCGTCACCCCGGCCGGCCACCAGGGGCTGCCGCTGCACCGCGACGACGCGGACGTGCTCGTCGTCCAGGTGGCCGGTCGCAAGTCCTGGCACGTGCACGAGGGACCGGCGAGCGGCACCTGGCAGGCGGGCGTCGTCGGGGCCGGTGAGGAGCCCGCCGAGGTGCTGGCCACGACGATCGAGGCCGGGGAGGTGCTGTACATCCCCCGGGGCTACGCACATCGCGCCACGGGCGACGGCGGCTTGTCGACGCACCTCTCGCTCACCATCCGCGACGCCGGGACCGACGATCTGAGCACCGCCGCGCATGCGTTCGCAACCGCCGGCGCCGGCCTTCCCCCACGCCCCCTGGGCGACGAGGAACTCCTCCAGACAGCCAGGGAGCTCATCGACCACCTGTGCGCGCGGCTGGGCGCACTCCAGCCGGAGGACCTTGTGCAGCTCGCCCGCCGCCGCAGAATCGACGAGATGCCCGGCGTACGCCCCGCCCTCTCCCTGACCGACATCGCCGAGCAGGCCATGGCAATGCGGTGA